The following DNA comes from Equus caballus isolate H_3958 breed thoroughbred chromosome 15, TB-T2T, whole genome shotgun sequence.
aacaagaaaggaaagaaatttaaactGAGGGACATCTTGTCTCCTGATATGATCAGTCCTCCCCTTGGAGATTTTCGCCACACCATCCACATTGGCAAAGAGGGCCAGCACGATGTCTTTGGGGATATTTCCTTTCTTCAAGGGAACTATGAGCTTTTACCTGGGAACCAGGAGAAAGCACGCATGGGCCAGTTCCCTGGGCACAGCGAGTTCTTACGGGCCAACAGCACCTCCGACTCCATGTTCACAGAAACGCCTTCTCCTGTGCTCAAAAACGCCATCTCCCTCCCGACCATTGGAGGGTCCCAAGCACTCATGTTGCCCTTATTGTCACCAGTGACATTTAATTCCAAACAGGAGTCCTTTGGGCCTGCAAAGCTGCCCAGGCTTAGCTGTGAGCCTGTCATGGAGGAAAAGGCTCCGGAGAAAAGCAGTCTGTTGGAGAATGGGACCGCCCACCAGGGAGACGTCTCCTGGGGCTCCAGCGGGTCCGCCTCGCAGTCCAGCCAGGGCAGGGACAGccactcctccagcctctccgAACAGTATTCCGACTGGCCGGCCGAGGACATGTTTGACCATCCTGCCCCATGTGAGCTCATCAAGGAAAAGACTAAATCAGAGGAGTCACTCTCGGATCTTACAggttccctcctctccctgcagctCGATCTTGGGCCCTCATTTTTGGATGAGGTGCTGAACGTCATGGATAAAAATAAGTAACAGGACGCCGCCAGGTATTTTCCTCTGGGGTCAaaagtatcaaaaaaaaaaaaaaaaaccacggtTGAAGAGAAGAGCTTCCCTGGCTTCATTTGCAGTTGTGTGATGGGTTTTCTAAAATAACGTtcctacaaaatatttttttacctgTTATGCCGTGTTTGCaaaaacagtttgaaaaaaaaacctgtcctggcaaaaagaggaagtgagTCAGTCAGAAGCCATTTTCGGCGGGCATTGCTGATGTCCAGCTCACATTTTGTTTCCAGACACGTAGGAAATCTGGCTGGGCCAGGATTGGCACTAGCTGCGAAGGGCCTCAAGAGTCACATTCGGCAACTTTACTCTGCATTTTCTGAGCAAGAAAAAGTCAAATTTATTTAACACTTAAGCCTTTTTC
Coding sequences within:
- the CDC42EP3 gene encoding cdc42 effector protein 3, with the translated sequence MPAKTPIYLKAANNKKGKKFKLRDILSPDMISPPLGDFRHTIHIGKEGQHDVFGDISFLQGNYELLPGNQEKARMGQFPGHSEFLRANSTSDSMFTETPSPVLKNAISLPTIGGSQALMLPLLSPVTFNSKQESFGPAKLPRLSCEPVMEEKAPEKSSLLENGTAHQGDVSWGSSGSASQSSQGRDSHSSSLSEQYSDWPAEDMFDHPAPCELIKEKTKSEESLSDLTGSLLSLQLDLGPSFLDEVLNVMDKNK